From one Phytohabitans houttuyneae genomic stretch:
- a CDS encoding helix-turn-helix transcriptional regulator, with protein sequence MTARATSSVLVGRDADLAALRDALKRARGDESTTVLLGGEAGVGKTRLVEEFRRHALDEGVRVLTGQCLELGEEGLPFAPFVAALRDLLRRDGPAAFDGHEHEFARLLPELGPAGPEGLVDANRGYLFELVAGLFGRLVRERPLVLIIEDLHWADRSTRDLIGFLIRSARTAQALMICTFRSDELHRGHPLRSFLAELDRARGVERIDLDRLDRDGTMEILADLLGAEPRPALVDNVYNRSQGNPFFVEELAVSSDPDGCRDLPDTLRDLLLARIDRLPDAAQRVLRLAAAGGNRIGHDLLVQVAEVPDHQLEDALRTAVAAQLLVAGADGGYEFRHALVREAVHEDALPGERARLHARYAAAIEGRPQLVGADRAPAEIAHHWYAAHDHPRALTSALAAATAAGKRYAYAEKSRLLERVLELWEQVPDAADRLGMDHLALLEETLLAASTAGDYMRAMSLTRAALAEIDRDAEPLRAARMLERRGRLMRVLGKSDGATELRSAYELARDVPNTPERVKILANVATHLGKVGIDEGARIAREAMADADVLGEPAAQVAATLAFGRVCTNEISAEAGLVQLRKAEELARRTGDVPQLVHALVNLSDALFEIGQYTESARNAADGTVEAKRVGISRSTGAFLLSNHAEALFALGRWDEADALCAETARIDPPGTLGLHWLQIRAQLRLARAHPGADELVTRALSFLGRPYLEHQLAMPLHQLRIESALQRGDLAGAVEAATIATALPRIEEFPRYLWPLLASAAKAAVLGADEELAERIRAATVGLTAEHPAQRASAAQLRATFATGPDALPAWQEAVAAWRADGQPYPLARALLSLAEAAAAAGDRGLVGEAVEEACCIAEDLRAAPLREELDTLARRVGLRVSSRSALDEPELLTVREQEVLRLVAEGLSNRRIAEQLYISPKTASVHVSRIIAKLAVANRVEAAAVAHRLGLLE encoded by the coding sequence GTGACCGCCCGAGCCACAAGTTCCGTCCTCGTGGGTCGCGACGCCGATCTCGCGGCGCTGCGCGACGCGCTCAAGCGTGCCCGCGGCGACGAGTCCACGACGGTGCTGCTCGGCGGCGAAGCGGGGGTCGGCAAGACCCGCCTCGTCGAGGAGTTCCGGCGGCACGCTCTCGACGAGGGCGTCCGCGTGCTCACCGGCCAGTGCCTCGAGCTGGGCGAGGAGGGCCTGCCCTTCGCGCCTTTCGTGGCGGCGCTGCGCGACCTGCTCCGGCGGGACGGGCCGGCCGCGTTCGACGGGCACGAGCACGAGTTCGCCCGGCTGCTGCCGGAGCTCGGCCCGGCCGGGCCCGAGGGCCTTGTCGACGCCAACCGGGGATACCTTTTCGAGCTGGTCGCCGGCCTCTTCGGGCGGCTGGTCCGGGAGCGGCCGCTGGTCCTCATCATCGAGGACCTGCACTGGGCCGACCGGTCCACCCGCGACCTCATCGGCTTTCTGATCCGGTCGGCCCGCACCGCGCAGGCCCTGATGATCTGCACGTTCCGCTCCGACGAGCTGCACCGGGGCCACCCGCTGCGGTCCTTCCTCGCCGAGCTGGACCGGGCCAGGGGCGTCGAGCGCATCGACCTCGACCGCCTCGACCGCGACGGCACGATGGAGATCCTGGCCGACCTACTCGGCGCCGAGCCTCGCCCGGCCCTTGTCGACAACGTCTACAACCGGTCCCAGGGCAACCCGTTCTTCGTGGAGGAGCTGGCGGTCTCCAGCGACCCCGACGGCTGCCGCGACCTGCCCGACACCCTCCGCGATCTGCTGCTGGCCCGCATCGACCGGCTGCCCGACGCGGCGCAGCGGGTGCTCCGGCTGGCCGCCGCCGGTGGCAACAGGATCGGCCACGACCTGCTCGTCCAGGTCGCCGAGGTGCCCGACCACCAGCTCGAAGACGCGCTCCGCACCGCGGTCGCCGCCCAGCTGCTGGTCGCCGGCGCCGACGGGGGATATGAGTTTCGCCACGCGCTGGTCCGCGAGGCCGTCCACGAGGACGCGCTGCCCGGCGAGCGGGCGCGGCTGCACGCGCGGTATGCGGCGGCCATCGAGGGCCGGCCCCAGCTCGTCGGCGCCGACCGCGCGCCGGCCGAGATCGCCCACCACTGGTATGCGGCGCACGACCACCCCCGCGCGCTGACCTCCGCCTTGGCCGCGGCGACGGCGGCCGGCAAGCGGTACGCGTACGCGGAGAAGAGCCGGCTGCTCGAGCGCGTGCTGGAGCTGTGGGAGCAGGTGCCCGACGCCGCCGACCGGCTCGGCATGGACCACCTCGCGCTGCTGGAGGAGACGCTGCTCGCGGCTTCCACCGCGGGTGACTACATGCGCGCGATGAGCCTCACCCGCGCCGCGCTCGCCGAGATCGACCGGGACGCCGAGCCGCTGCGCGCCGCCCGCATGCTGGAGCGTCGCGGCCGCCTGATGCGGGTGCTGGGCAAGAGCGACGGCGCCACCGAGCTGCGCAGTGCGTACGAGCTGGCCCGCGACGTGCCCAATACGCCCGAGCGCGTCAAGATCCTCGCCAACGTCGCCACCCACCTCGGCAAGGTCGGCATCGACGAGGGCGCGCGCATCGCCCGCGAGGCGATGGCCGATGCCGATGTGCTCGGCGAGCCGGCCGCCCAGGTGGCGGCGACACTCGCCTTCGGCCGGGTGTGCACCAACGAGATCTCCGCCGAGGCCGGGCTTGTCCAGCTGCGCAAGGCCGAGGAGCTGGCCCGCCGCACCGGCGACGTGCCGCAGCTCGTCCACGCACTGGTCAACCTCTCCGACGCGCTGTTCGAGATCGGGCAGTACACGGAGTCGGCCCGCAACGCCGCCGACGGCACGGTCGAGGCGAAACGAGTCGGGATCAGCCGCTCGACCGGCGCGTTCCTGCTGTCCAACCACGCCGAGGCGCTCTTCGCGCTGGGCCGGTGGGACGAGGCCGACGCGCTCTGCGCCGAGACCGCGCGGATCGACCCGCCCGGCACGCTCGGCCTGCACTGGCTGCAGATCCGCGCCCAGCTGCGGCTGGCCCGCGCCCACCCGGGCGCCGACGAGCTCGTGACGCGGGCGTTGAGCTTCCTCGGCCGGCCCTACCTGGAGCACCAGCTCGCGATGCCGCTGCACCAGCTGCGGATCGAGTCCGCCCTCCAGCGCGGCGACCTCGCCGGCGCCGTCGAGGCGGCGACGATCGCGACCGCACTGCCGCGCATCGAGGAGTTCCCGCGCTACCTGTGGCCGCTGCTTGCCTCGGCCGCCAAGGCCGCCGTCCTGGGCGCTGACGAGGAGCTGGCCGAGCGGATCCGCGCGGCGACTGTGGGGCTCACCGCGGAGCATCCGGCCCAGCGGGCCAGTGCCGCGCAGCTCCGCGCCACCTTCGCCACCGGGCCCGACGCGCTGCCCGCCTGGCAGGAGGCGGTGGCGGCCTGGCGGGCCGACGGCCAGCCGTACCCGCTGGCGCGCGCCCTGCTCAGCCTCGCCGAGGCCGCCGCGGCGGCGGGCGACCGCGGGCTCGTCGGCGAGGCGGTCGAGGAGGCCTGCTGCATCGCCGAGGACCTCCGCGCCGCCCCGCTACGCGAGGAGCTGGACACCCTCGCCCGGCGCGTCGGGCTGCGGGTGTCCAGCCGCTCTGCGCTCGACGAGCCCGAGCTGTTGACGGTGCGGGAGCAGGAGGTGCTGCGCCTTGTCGCCGAGGGGTTGAGCAACCGGCGGATCGCCGAGCAGCTCTACATCTCGCCGAAGACGGCCAGCGTCCACGTCTCCCGCATCATTGCCAAGCTCGCCGTGGCCAACCGGGTGGAGGCGGCTGCGGTCGCCCACCGGCTGGGGCTGCTGGAGTAG